TTGGACTGTTTTGCAAAAGCAAGGAGCTATAAACAATGAAGATGTTAGAGAGTGTAAACAGAGAATGAATACATTCGCTTATATCGGTTCAATTCGGGACCAGCCAATTGTTCGTTGCGTTTATCAAGCAGATGTTAATGAAAATAAATTTATTATAAAAGGGGCTGAAGAAGATGCTGTTGGTATCAATAAAGAAGCTATTCAGTTCTAAATTTTAGAACTAGATAGAGGTGAGAATGAACTGGCAAATAAAGGTAATATGTCTTTTGTAAATGCTTCAGCAGCTCTTGATGAATATCTGTAAGGATTTGTGATTACTTTTAGTTCTCTTGTAACTTCTAGATCTGCAACAGCGGCTCTGTGTATGCTTCCTCCTGAAAGTTCTCTTTCAATTGACACAACTGGCAGAAAAGCAGCTCCGAGATCAGATTGCACAGCATTCTTAATAGCTTCAAGAGAGTTTAATTCCATTTCAATATGTAATCTCTGCACATCTAATCCGGAAGAAGATAGTAATTGATCTACTACTTTTCTTGTTGTTGATTGGTTATCTAAGGTAATAAATCTAAGACTATATAAGTCTTCTTTTGTGAGTCCTTTTGACTTTGCTAATGGATGATTAGTAGGCAAAACTAGCGCTAACTCATCAGTTGCAAAGGGAATTACTTGTAATGATTCGTTTAATTCTGATGGAAGTTGACCCCCGATGATAGCTATATCTATTTGGCCATTTTCAATACTCCACCCTGTTCTTCTAGTGCTATGAATTTGAAGTTGAACTGAAACTTCTGGAAACTTTTGTCTAAAAAGCCCAATCATTCTTGGCATCAAGTAAGTTCCAGTTGTTTGGCTTGCTCCGATAATTAGAGAGCCACCTTTGAGGTTATTTAAATCTTCAATAGCTTTGCAAGTTTCTTGGCACTCTCCCAAAATTTTTTCACAATAGTTAAGAAGAAGTTTTCCAGCTTTAGTTAATTGAGCTTTTCTACCCCCTCTATCAAATATGGCAATTTCTAGTTGTTTTTCCAGATTTTGCACCTGCAAGCTTACAGCTGGTTGAGTAACAAAAAGACTGTCAGCCGCTTTCTTAAAGCTCCCCTCATCAACAATTGCTTTGAGGATTCTTAGTTGATCAAGAGTGAATGGAATCTCGGCCATAGTGGCAGGCCTTCATGGCACTTATTAAATTAAAATGTAGGAAAAAACTACTCCAACTGTTGATCCGGTATGGATCTAATAATTTTTTAAGAGGATTTTAATGGTAATAATGGCATTCTCAAATACCCATAGTTCCAGTTTTGTGATGATATTACTTTTATTTTGTTTCGCAGTTAT
The sequence above is drawn from the Prochlorococcus marinus str. MIT 1013 genome and encodes:
- a CDS encoding LysR family transcriptional regulator, whose product is MAEIPFTLDQLRILKAIVDEGSFKKAADSLFVTQPAVSLQVQNLEKQLEIAIFDRGGRKAQLTKAGKLLLNYCEKILGECQETCKAIEDLNNLKGGSLIIGASQTTGTYLMPRMIGLFRQKFPEVSVQLQIHSTRRTGWSIENGQIDIAIIGGQLPSELNESLQVIPFATDELALVLPTNHPLAKSKGLTKEDLYSLRFITLDNQSTTRKVVDQLLSSSGLDVQRLHIEMELNSLEAIKNAVQSDLGAAFLPVVSIERELSGGSIHRAAVADLEVTRELKVITNPYRYSSRAAEAFTKDILPLFASSFSPLSSSKI